A single window of Silurus meridionalis isolate SWU-2019-XX chromosome 11, ASM1480568v1, whole genome shotgun sequence DNA harbors:
- the prr11 gene encoding proline-rich protein 11 isoform X2 produces the protein MLLAMLLREHSVKIGHCWIPNQLQSQIHSRLPLTGRRSHWLQHGCTIFLNSLVSGNALSGPSAMWSANREIITTCSRFTSHFAERLGRHFQKRRRKNGSSRRFAMKAKQSAPVSDSQINVKRNPVDRTQLEIVVEACNSNIDRLSFSQKSERFLNAVRKFLQQCQHITSQIWIGFCGALSFWRVFDQRMEILHQKVEELQKELHLLRNNSLLHPEPRCSGCNCTTSMQHHQHSPVAQPTALLPSPPPPPPPLPPPSQVPQRLPLVPKCRTSHSALQAKADQRVAITLKDLQAVQLRKVTATNKILKSPYGKRAPLVTLVDLQKVSLRRVRCSLPSPKRLSPGRSPRKSPIKLHVNPQKLKISTPTNKPLCNKENVERSVRTLVQ, from the exons atgctcctggctatgCTTCTAAGGGAGCACTCAGTTAAG ATCGGACATTGCTGGATCCCCAACCAGCTCCAATCACAGATCCATTCAAGGTTGCCGCTCACCGGGAGGCGTTCGCACTGGCTCCAGCACGGCTGCACCATTTTCCTCAACTCGCTAGTAAGCGGGAATGCTCTGTCAGGGCCGAGCGCGATGTGGAGTGCCAATCGGGAAATCATCACAACATGCTCCCGTTTCACCAGCCACTTTGCTGAG CGACTAGGCAGACACTTTCAGAAGCGCAGAAGAAAGAATGGCAGCAGTCGACGTTTCGCCATGAAGGCCAAGCAGTCAGCTCCAGTATCGGACAGTCAAATAAACGT taAAAGGAATCCAGTTGACAGAACACAGTTGGAGATCGTTGTAGAGGCCTGTAATAGTAACATTGATAGATTATCCTTCTCTCAGAAAAGTGAAAGGTTTTTGAATGCAGTCAGAAAATTTCTGCAGCAATGTCAACATATAACCAGCCAG atctgGATTGGATTTTGTGGTGCTTTAAGTTTCTGGAGGGTTTTTGACCAGAGAATGGAAATTCTTcatcagaaggtggaggagcttCAAAAGGAATTACACCTACTGCGTAATAATTCTCTG tTACATCCTGAGCCAAGATGTTCTGGCTGCAATTGTACAACTTCCAtgcaacaccatcaacacagcCCTGTTGCTCAACCTACTGCTCTTCTTCCCtccccaccaccacctcctccacctcttccacCACCTAGTCAAGTGCCTCAGAGACTGCCTTTGGTACCTAAATGTAGGACCAGTCACTCAGCTTTGCAG GCGAAGGCTGATCAACGAGTTGCAATAACTCTTAAGGACCTGCAGGCTGTACAGCTGAGAAAAGTAACTGCAACTAATAAAATTTTG AAATCTCCGTATGGAAAAAGGGCCCCTCTGGTGACTCTCGTAGACCTTCAGAAGGTCAGTTTAAGACGTGTTCGCTGCAGCCTCCCATCACCAAAGAGGCTTAGCCCTGGCAG GTCACCAAGAAAAAGTCCCATAAAACTACATGTAAACCCTCAAAAACTTAAAATAAG tacTCCAACTAATAAACCACTgtgtaataaagaaaatgttgagAGAAGTGTTCGCACATTAGTGCAATAA
- the prr11 gene encoding proline-rich protein 11 isoform X1: protein MLLAMLLREHSVKKIGHCWIPNQLQSQIHSRLPLTGRRSHWLQHGCTIFLNSLVSGNALSGPSAMWSANREIITTCSRFTSHFAERLGRHFQKRRRKNGSSRRFAMKAKQSAPVSDSQINVKRNPVDRTQLEIVVEACNSNIDRLSFSQKSERFLNAVRKFLQQCQHITSQIWIGFCGALSFWRVFDQRMEILHQKVEELQKELHLLRNNSLLHPEPRCSGCNCTTSMQHHQHSPVAQPTALLPSPPPPPPPLPPPSQVPQRLPLVPKCRTSHSALQAKADQRVAITLKDLQAVQLRKVTATNKILKSPYGKRAPLVTLVDLQKVSLRRVRCSLPSPKRLSPGRSPRKSPIKLHVNPQKLKISTPTNKPLCNKENVERSVRTLVQ, encoded by the exons atgctcctggctatgCTTCTAAGGGAGCACTCAGTTAAG AAGATCGGACATTGCTGGATCCCCAACCAGCTCCAATCACAGATCCATTCAAGGTTGCCGCTCACCGGGAGGCGTTCGCACTGGCTCCAGCACGGCTGCACCATTTTCCTCAACTCGCTAGTAAGCGGGAATGCTCTGTCAGGGCCGAGCGCGATGTGGAGTGCCAATCGGGAAATCATCACAACATGCTCCCGTTTCACCAGCCACTTTGCTGAG CGACTAGGCAGACACTTTCAGAAGCGCAGAAGAAAGAATGGCAGCAGTCGACGTTTCGCCATGAAGGCCAAGCAGTCAGCTCCAGTATCGGACAGTCAAATAAACGT taAAAGGAATCCAGTTGACAGAACACAGTTGGAGATCGTTGTAGAGGCCTGTAATAGTAACATTGATAGATTATCCTTCTCTCAGAAAAGTGAAAGGTTTTTGAATGCAGTCAGAAAATTTCTGCAGCAATGTCAACATATAACCAGCCAG atctgGATTGGATTTTGTGGTGCTTTAAGTTTCTGGAGGGTTTTTGACCAGAGAATGGAAATTCTTcatcagaaggtggaggagcttCAAAAGGAATTACACCTACTGCGTAATAATTCTCTG tTACATCCTGAGCCAAGATGTTCTGGCTGCAATTGTACAACTTCCAtgcaacaccatcaacacagcCCTGTTGCTCAACCTACTGCTCTTCTTCCCtccccaccaccacctcctccacctcttccacCACCTAGTCAAGTGCCTCAGAGACTGCCTTTGGTACCTAAATGTAGGACCAGTCACTCAGCTTTGCAG GCGAAGGCTGATCAACGAGTTGCAATAACTCTTAAGGACCTGCAGGCTGTACAGCTGAGAAAAGTAACTGCAACTAATAAAATTTTG AAATCTCCGTATGGAAAAAGGGCCCCTCTGGTGACTCTCGTAGACCTTCAGAAGGTCAGTTTAAGACGTGTTCGCTGCAGCCTCCCATCACCAAAGAGGCTTAGCCCTGGCAG GTCACCAAGAAAAAGTCCCATAAAACTACATGTAAACCCTCAAAAACTTAAAATAAG tacTCCAACTAATAAACCACTgtgtaataaagaaaatgttgagAGAAGTGTTCGCACATTAGTGCAATAA
- the prr11 gene encoding proline-rich protein 11 isoform X3, translating into MWSANREIITTCSRFTSHFAERLGRHFQKRRRKNGSSRRFAMKAKQSAPVSDSQINVKRNPVDRTQLEIVVEACNSNIDRLSFSQKSERFLNAVRKFLQQCQHITSQIWIGFCGALSFWRVFDQRMEILHQKVEELQKELHLLRNNSLLHPEPRCSGCNCTTSMQHHQHSPVAQPTALLPSPPPPPPPLPPPSQVPQRLPLVPKCRTSHSALQAKADQRVAITLKDLQAVQLRKVTATNKILKSPYGKRAPLVTLVDLQKVSLRRVRCSLPSPKRLSPGRSPRKSPIKLHVNPQKLKISTPTNKPLCNKENVERSVRTLVQ; encoded by the exons ATGTGGAGTGCCAATCGGGAAATCATCACAACATGCTCCCGTTTCACCAGCCACTTTGCTGAG CGACTAGGCAGACACTTTCAGAAGCGCAGAAGAAAGAATGGCAGCAGTCGACGTTTCGCCATGAAGGCCAAGCAGTCAGCTCCAGTATCGGACAGTCAAATAAACGT taAAAGGAATCCAGTTGACAGAACACAGTTGGAGATCGTTGTAGAGGCCTGTAATAGTAACATTGATAGATTATCCTTCTCTCAGAAAAGTGAAAGGTTTTTGAATGCAGTCAGAAAATTTCTGCAGCAATGTCAACATATAACCAGCCAG atctgGATTGGATTTTGTGGTGCTTTAAGTTTCTGGAGGGTTTTTGACCAGAGAATGGAAATTCTTcatcagaaggtggaggagcttCAAAAGGAATTACACCTACTGCGTAATAATTCTCTG tTACATCCTGAGCCAAGATGTTCTGGCTGCAATTGTACAACTTCCAtgcaacaccatcaacacagcCCTGTTGCTCAACCTACTGCTCTTCTTCCCtccccaccaccacctcctccacctcttccacCACCTAGTCAAGTGCCTCAGAGACTGCCTTTGGTACCTAAATGTAGGACCAGTCACTCAGCTTTGCAG GCGAAGGCTGATCAACGAGTTGCAATAACTCTTAAGGACCTGCAGGCTGTACAGCTGAGAAAAGTAACTGCAACTAATAAAATTTTG AAATCTCCGTATGGAAAAAGGGCCCCTCTGGTGACTCTCGTAGACCTTCAGAAGGTCAGTTTAAGACGTGTTCGCTGCAGCCTCCCATCACCAAAGAGGCTTAGCCCTGGCAG GTCACCAAGAAAAAGTCCCATAAAACTACATGTAAACCCTCAAAAACTTAAAATAAG tacTCCAACTAATAAACCACTgtgtaataaagaaaatgttgagAGAAGTGTTCGCACATTAGTGCAATAA
- the prr11 gene encoding proline-rich protein 11 isoform X4, protein MAVFGRLGRHFQKRRRKNGSSRRFAMKAKQSAPVSDSQINVKRNPVDRTQLEIVVEACNSNIDRLSFSQKSERFLNAVRKFLQQCQHITSQIWIGFCGALSFWRVFDQRMEILHQKVEELQKELHLLRNNSLLHPEPRCSGCNCTTSMQHHQHSPVAQPTALLPSPPPPPPPLPPPSQVPQRLPLVPKCRTSHSALQAKADQRVAITLKDLQAVQLRKVTATNKILKSPYGKRAPLVTLVDLQKVSLRRVRCSLPSPKRLSPGRSPRKSPIKLHVNPQKLKISTPTNKPLCNKENVERSVRTLVQ, encoded by the exons ATGGCTGTCTTCGGG CGACTAGGCAGACACTTTCAGAAGCGCAGAAGAAAGAATGGCAGCAGTCGACGTTTCGCCATGAAGGCCAAGCAGTCAGCTCCAGTATCGGACAGTCAAATAAACGT taAAAGGAATCCAGTTGACAGAACACAGTTGGAGATCGTTGTAGAGGCCTGTAATAGTAACATTGATAGATTATCCTTCTCTCAGAAAAGTGAAAGGTTTTTGAATGCAGTCAGAAAATTTCTGCAGCAATGTCAACATATAACCAGCCAG atctgGATTGGATTTTGTGGTGCTTTAAGTTTCTGGAGGGTTTTTGACCAGAGAATGGAAATTCTTcatcagaaggtggaggagcttCAAAAGGAATTACACCTACTGCGTAATAATTCTCTG tTACATCCTGAGCCAAGATGTTCTGGCTGCAATTGTACAACTTCCAtgcaacaccatcaacacagcCCTGTTGCTCAACCTACTGCTCTTCTTCCCtccccaccaccacctcctccacctcttccacCACCTAGTCAAGTGCCTCAGAGACTGCCTTTGGTACCTAAATGTAGGACCAGTCACTCAGCTTTGCAG GCGAAGGCTGATCAACGAGTTGCAATAACTCTTAAGGACCTGCAGGCTGTACAGCTGAGAAAAGTAACTGCAACTAATAAAATTTTG AAATCTCCGTATGGAAAAAGGGCCCCTCTGGTGACTCTCGTAGACCTTCAGAAGGTCAGTTTAAGACGTGTTCGCTGCAGCCTCCCATCACCAAAGAGGCTTAGCCCTGGCAG GTCACCAAGAAAAAGTCCCATAAAACTACATGTAAACCCTCAAAAACTTAAAATAAG tacTCCAACTAATAAACCACTgtgtaataaagaaaatgttgagAGAAGTGTTCGCACATTAGTGCAATAA